The stretch of DNA CGTCGTTAGAATTTGGCATCTGTGCACCCGCTTCGTTCGTGCGACTAGGACGTCATAGACTGAGTCGCTGGGTTGCCGAGCGGCGAAATTTGCCGGAAAATTAACTCATGATTCACCGACTCGGGCGCCCTGCCCGATGGGCGTTGGTGTCGGTTTCGACCGCGTGCGATTCGCTCCTGATTCCGGTCTCGTAAGAACGCTATCGATCGGGAGACGAGATAGAGAAGATCAGAACTTCAGATCCCTAGTCCGAGGTCGGCTGCCGAGCCAGCCGCATAGGCTCACGACCGAACGCGGATATCATTTGGGCTTCATGGAAGTTGGATTTCCTCTTCGATCCTTTCTCTGCGTCATACTTTGACCTCGAGCATGGGAACACAGCACGTCGGTTAGCAGCACAGCGATTCTGGCAATCGTTGAATGGATTCGCGGCGACCTACAGTGACTTGGTGTGTTGAACCCACGCCCTGGGTGCCGTAGCGGGAGTGGTTGGAAAATGAAGGCGGCGTAATCTCCAGCTTGGACCAACAAGCGATTCCGGCGTTTCAGCGCCGGTGGAGATCACGCCATGACGAAGATTATCACGACGCCTTGCCTGCCGCAGTCCGAAATCGAGACGACTGAGCAGCTTTTCGACAACTGGTTCGACCCGATCGAAGCTGGCCTTCGCGAGCGAACCCGGGAATTCCTGCAAGCGATGTTCGAAGCTGAGCTCGACGAGGTGCTGGCGCGCTCGCGCTACGCCCGACGGGCGAGGCCGGCGAGCGGCGATTCGGGGGCGACGCCCGCCGCCACTGGTCACCGCCACGGGCATCGGCCGCGCTCGCTGCTGGGCACATTCGGGAAAGTGGAGATCGCAGTGCCGCGCGCCCGCTTGAATACGTCCGATGGCAAGACGACCGAGTGGAAAAGCGGCGCACTGCGGGCCTACCAACGCCGCACGCTGGCCGCCGACGCGCTGATCGCCGGCTGCTACCTGGCGGGCACCAACACGCGCCGTGTGCGCCGCGCGCTCTCTGCCCTGTTCGGCGGCGCGGTTGGCAAGGACACGGTGAGCCGGGTGTGGCGCAAAGTGAAGAGCGACTGGGATGCGTGGAATGGCCGCTCACTGGCCGAGGAGCCGATCGTGCGGTTGATCCTCGACGGCACCGTGGTGCGGGTGCGGCTCGACCGCAAGGCCACATCGATCTCGCTGCTGGTTGTCATCGGCGTGCGCGCGGACGGCCAGAAAATCTTGCTCGCAGTCAAGGCCATGGGCAGCGAGAGCACCGAAGCCTGGCGGGCGGTGCTCGACGATCTCATCCGGCGCGGCCTGCGGCGGCCCGAGTTCCTCATCGTGGACGGCGCGCCCGGGCTCGATAGCGCGATCGCCGCTGTGTGGGACGGCGTACCGGTGCAGCGCTGCACGGTTCACAAGCACCGCAACCTCTTGGCGCATGCGCCCGAGCGCCTGCACGAGGAGATCACCGCCGACTACAACGACATGATCTATGCGGCGACGCGCGAGGAGATCGAGGCGCGCCGCAAGGCCTTCATCCGCAAATGGCGGCTCAAGCATCGAGCAGTGGCCGACAGCCTGCAGGAAGCTGGCGGCCGGCTCTTCACCTTCACCCGGTTGCCGCCAAGTCAGTGGAAGAGCGCGCGTACCACCAATGCCATCGAGCGGCTGCACGAGGAGTTCAAGCGGCGGATCAAGACGCAGACCGTGCTGCCATCGGCTGACACGGCAGCGATGTTGTTCTGGGCGCTGCTCGCCTCCGGTCAGATCAACATGCGCAAAGTCGACGGCTGGAAAACGCTCGCCACAAAACCTATCGATCAGCCGATTGACCTCGCCGCATGATCAGATAGCTTCACGTCGCTGGAGATCGCGCCACGAATCCCAACCACATTCCGGGCGGCACCACGCCCTGCGTCCCGAACGCAGTGAATATCTTCTAAGTTGTTGATTTTTCTTGCTGCGGCAGGTGTTTCCGCCACGTTCACAGTCGTTTCACCCAATTCGTTGCGATTTCGTTGCGGCGTTCTCAGGGAGAACGGCAGCAGTCACCTTGGTCCAAATGGGTCATGCTCCAACGGACTCTAGCTAGATAAACTGGCCCATCGGAAGCAATTGCCCCATTCTTCCGGTCGGGGGTCCACAATTCGATCCAGAAATAGCAACGGCTACTGGGCTTAATTGCCAACGAGGTCGCCAGAGAACGTGCGGCCTCGGGAAAGATGGCGGAGGGAGAGGAACTGGGATCGAACCTTCTCCGCGTAGCCAAGAGTGGTCTATGGGTCCGGGCGGTCCCCCTAGAGGTACACGACCCCGGTCAGAACGGGAGACGGCTGTCCCAAACGGCAGTGCCGGGCGACCATCCGGCTAGTACATCCCGGCATTGGGACCCTTGCCAAACCCATATCGAGCCCCCTGATTGACCGAATTGGCTGGTCCGGCCTTGGGTGGGCTCCCCTGGAGAGCCGATCCTGCCGATCCGCCATGGCATTTACTCCCCTCGGTGATGGTCGCCAACTCAAATACGCAAGTAATTTCATCGCTTTCGCTTATCCGAGCATTTGGGTTTCGCGGCTGATCTTCCTCGACAACGGCTCGGACTTTTGCAACCCTAACTGTGATCACACAGAGATCACAGCAAGCGGCACAAAGCGGTTCATGATTGAACAGTGCGGCGCTTGCCGAAAGAACAAATAGCGGCAGCCAAGGCGGCCGCACTAGGGAGATGAAGGCTGATGTCCAACAATAATCAATTCACGCGCCGTAGCCTGTTGAAGACCGCCGGCAGCATTGCGCTGGTGTCAGGAATTTCCGCGCCAGCGATTTTGCGGGCGCAAACCACCGACGTCATCAAGATCGGCCATTTGACGCCACGCACCGGTTTCCTCGGACCGCTCGGCGAATATGCCGTGATGGCCGCCGACCTTGCGGTGGAAGAGATCAATGCCGCGGGCGGCATGGCGGGTCGCAAGGTCGAGTTATTGAAAGAGGATTCGGTCAATCCGCAGACCGCCTCGACCAAGGCGGAACGCATGATCGAGCGCGACAAAGTCGCCTGCATCATCGGCGAGATTTCTTCGGCGTCGTGCCTGACCATCGCGCAGGTCGCCTCTCGCACCAAGACCCTGTACATCAACACCGGCGGCAACTCCGACGCGTTGCGCGGCAAGGATTGCCAGCGCTATATGTTCCACGTGGAGTCGCAGAATTCGATGTACGTGAAGACCGTCGGCCGCTCGCTCCTGCGCGATGGCCTGGTCAAGGGCAAGAAGTGGTATTCGCTGACGGCGGACTACGCGTTCGGCCATGACCTCTTGAAGGTTTCAAAACGCTTCATGGAAGCAAATGGAGGCCAGTTCGCCGGCGACGATCTGGTGCCGACCGACGCTGCCGATTTCTCCGCCTACTTGCTGAAGATCCGCGAGGCCAAACCCGACCTGGTCGCGATCAATCTCGCCGGCAACCAGACCACCAATTTCCTCAAGCAATATGCCGAGTTCGGCCTCACCATCCCGGTCGGCGGGTTCGGCTTCGACACCGCATTGGCCTGGGCGGCAGGCAAGGGCAACTTCGTCGGCACCTGGCCAGTTGTCTGGCATCACCTGATCGACACCCCCGGCAGCAAGGCGTTCGTGGCGGCCTTCACCAAGAAATACAACAAGCCGCCGGAGAACCAGGCCTGGGGTGATTACATCTCCATGAAGATCGTGGCGCAGACCATCAACGAACTGAAATCATTGGAATCGCCGAAGATTATCGAGCATTTCGAGAAGGGTGCGAAGTTTGATCTTCTCAGGACCCGGCCCGGCTACTTCCGCGGTTCGGATCATCAATTAATGCACGAAATGTATGCGGTCACAGCGCTGCCCGCCGACAAGATCAAGAACCAGTGGGACATCTTCTCCTCCAGCCCGGCGGTCCCGGGTCCCACCGAAGACCTCGAAGTGATCGCCGCCACCAAAGAGGAGAACAGCTGCACGTTCCCGAGCTGACGAACGGATATTGGCGTCTCTCTGGAGTTCCGGAGAGACGCCAACTCTCTATCCTGTTCGCAAACCTCCCTGGCGCGCAGCCGGCGCGTATTCCAGCAGCGGGACCAAAGTGATGTCCGCCGTGTTATTAGCCCAGCAAATCCTCAACGGCCTGCTCGACGGCGTATACTATCTGCTGATCGCGCTTGGCCTGTCGCTGATCTTCTCGCTCGGCGGCATTGTCAATCTCGCGCACGGCGCGTTCTACGCAATCGGCGCCTATCTCACGCTGGTGCTGTCGCCCTATCTCGGCTTCGGCGGGTCATTCGTGGCGGCGCCGATCGTGGTGGCGCTGCTCGGCGTGGTGATCGAGCGCACCTTGTTCAGCCGTTTTTATCGCTCCGATCCGATCCTTTCGCTGCTGATGACATTCGGCCTTGCCATGGTGGCGGAGCAGGCTCTTCGAATGATCTTCGGCGCACCGCCCTTGTCCTACTCGATTCCGCAATGGCTGCGCGGACAGGTCGCGATGGGCAGCTTCATCTATTCGTTTTATCGCGTGGTACTGCTTGGCATTGCAGCGACTTGCATCGCCGGCCTGTGGATGCTTCTGCAAAAGACTTCCTTCGGCCGCGTGGTCCGCGCCGGCGTCCAAAATCCAGACATGGTCGGTGCGCTCGGCATTTCGTTGCAACCCTATATGTCTGCGGTTGCAGCGCTCGGCATCGGGCTCGCAGGCCTCGCCGGCGTGCTGCTGGCGCCGATCTATTCCATCCATCCCGCGATGGGCCAGGAGATCATCACTCCGGCGTTCGTGGTCGTGGTCATCGGGGGCCTTGGATCGTTCTGGGGCGTGGTTGCGGCAGCATTGCTGGTCGGCCTCGTCAAAGGCGTAATGGTTGGGATCGGCTATTCCGCAGCCTCCACCGCAGCGATCTATCTGTTGATGCTGCTGGTATTGCTGTTCCGGCCACGCGGCCTATTCGGCGAACGCATCACGCGGTTCGAGTAAGGCGCTGGAAATGTTGAAGCACCTGCCAGTTCCGCTATTGATCGCCGCCCTCGGACTTCTCGTGCTGCCGCCGGTGCTGCTCGCGCTTGGCTTGACCATGACCTCGGCCACCGAGGTCGTCACTTACGCGCTGGCCTGTATGGCGCTGAACATTCTGGTCGGCCATACCGGCCTTGTGTCTTTCGGCCATGGCGCGTGGTTCGGCCTTGCCGCCTATGCCGCCGCCCTGCTGCAGCGCAACTGGATGCACGATTCGTTTTTCGGCCCGACCCTTGTCGGCGTCCTGAGCGTAACCGTGATCGCCGCTGCGTTCGGATTCCTAATCCTTCGACGGCGCGGTGTCTATTTCTCGCTGCTGACGTTGGCTCTGGCGGCGATGCTATACGCGGTGTCATTTCGCTGGACCGAAGTCACCGGCGGCGAAAACGGCCTCGGCGGTATCACACGGCCGACGCTGTTCGGCTTCAATCTGGAATCCTCCACAAATTACTACTGGTTTGTCGCAATAATTGCGTTCGCAGCGCTGATCCTGCTATGGCGATTCCATAACTCGACGGTCGGTAGCGTGCTGGTAGCGATTCGCGAGAACGAGCAGCGCGCCCGTTTTCTCGGCTATCCGACCAACCGCTACAAACTCGCCGCCTTCGTTCTGTCCGCAGGGATCACCGGACTTGCCGGCATCCTGCTGCTTTATCAAAACCGCATGACCTCCGCCGATCCGATCTCGGTCTCGTTCTCCGGTGATCTGCTGGCGATGGTCGTGATCGGCGGCATGCGCAGTTTCCTGGGCCCCGCGCTCGGCGCGCTGTTCTTCATCCTGTTCCGCGAATTTCTGGGTATTTATACCGAGAACTGGCTGTTCTGGTTCGGTCTGGTATTCGTCGGCTTCATCGTGTTTTCACCGACCGGCCTGATCGGTGTCGGCGAGCGGCTGATAGCGCCGTTTCGCAAGAAGACAACAGAAGATGCCGCAATGTCGGCGCGCCGCATCGAACTCTTGCCGCTGCCTGAATTTTTGCGGCCCAAATCTCACATCCACGGACCGGTGCTTGCCGCACGCCACATCGTCAAGAGTTTTGGGGGGATCAAGGCCGTTCAGGGCATTGATATCTCCATCGCAGACCGCACGCTGCATGCGTTGATCGGCCCAAATGGCGCCGGCAAGACCACGGCGTTCAATCTCTTGTCGGGTATGTATCCGCCTGACGAGGGCACGGTATCCTTGATGGGCCAGCCGATCGCCGGACATACACCGGAGGAGATCGCCGGAGCAGGCATCGGCCGCTCGTTCCAAATTACCAACCTTTTTCCGGCGCTCAGCGTTGGCGAAAACATCCGTCTCGCCGTGCAGGCGCGGCATCCGCGCCGCTTCGATCCTGTCACCAATGCCCTGTCGATCGACGCGATCAATGCCGAAACCGACGCTACCATCCGCTATCTCGGTCTCGCGGGCATTGAAAAGGCCGAAGCGGGCAACTTGTCCTATGGTGGCCAACGCCTTCTCGACATGGGCGTGGCGCTCGCCACCGCACCGCGCGTGCTGCTGCTGGACGAACCGCTGGCGGGGCTTGCCGCGGCGGAGCGCGAGCGGATCGGTGCCATTATCAAGCGCATCTCGTCGGATTTGCCAGTGCTGCTGGTCGAGCACGACATCGACCGGGTGTTTCAGCTGGCGGATCATATCACGGTCATGAACGAAGGCCGGGTCCTGCTCGACGGCACCGTCGACGAAGCTCGAGCCAGTGCAAAGGTGCAGGAAGTCTATATCGGTTCCGGCGCCACCGAGGTTGCCGCGCGCCCGCGAGAAACCGCGGCCCGTGTCAACGCGTTGCTGACGGTCAACAATATCGACACCTTCTACGGCAAGAGCCACATTCTCAACGATGTCAATTTCACGCTGCACGAGAACGAGATCATGGCGCTGCTGGGTCGCAACGGCGCCGGCAAGTCAACCCTACTGAAAACGCTGGTCGGCATCGCGCCAGCGTCGCACGGATCGATCAGACTCTCCGACAGCCAGCTTATCGGCAATTCGTCGGCGCAGAATGCGCGGCTCGGGATCGGCTACGTGCCACAGGGCCGCGGTCTGTTCGCGGGCATGAGCGTCGAGCAGAATCTTGAACTTGGTGGGCTGAAGCGCCAAACCGGCAATGGCGTGCATTGGACTCGGGAGCGCATCTACGAATATTTCCCGCGGATTCGAGAGCGGCTCGACAGCCCAGCGGATTATCTCTCGGGCGGCGAACAGCAGATGGTTGCGGTGGCACGCGCGCTTTCGGGCGACGTGCGGGTATTGCTGCTCGATGAGCCCTTCGAAGGCCTCGCTCCAACCATCGTAGAGCAGTTGTTCGAAACCTTCGACCGGCTGCGCAGGGAAATCGCAATCATCATCGTCGATCACCATCTCGATCTGGCGTTAGCGCTGTCTGATACCACGGTAGCGCTGGAGCGCGGCCGGGTGATCCACCAAGGGCCGTCCAAAGACTTGCGCCACGATCTCGACCTGCGCCGCAAGGTGCTCTGGCTGTGAGAGGACCGCGAGGAAGGATGATCGACACATCGCCGTCGTAGGCACGCCGGGCTTATCGGACGGCCTGGGCCGCGATTTTTGCCCGCGCCGGACGGGAACTTCCACGCTCACCCATCCTTTCTGCTGAAGTTTCTCGCCGCCAAGCATTTGTGGGACGGTCACCCTTCGCGTATTTAGGCGTTATGGAACGGCGATGTCCGTTCTTCTCTCGACAGCCGACATTCCGCGCCCCACCTGCGATGTCCGCTCCGTGCCATGAGCCGACATCGCTCCAATCAAGCAGCGATACTTGTCAGGCTCCTTAGCGGCCGTAGGGGAAGCAGCGGTTGCGATCGAGTGTGAGACCGAAATGCGCTCCCAGCGCAGCGATGGCCGCTTCCTGCTGAGGATAAGGATCGGCATTGGATGCGGCAACGATGATGATCCGGAACCCGCCGCGATCCTTGCCACCCGGTGGCAGCATCGCTGTAGTCAGTGCATTGCCCTCCCTGTCGCGCAACGTGAGGAAAAGCGGCATCTCTCGCTGTACATGGGCCTCGAGGCCGATGTCGCGCTCGATCGCGTTGGGCCGCTCCGGACGCCAGGACTGGACTGCCTTCTCCCGCTCGCGGCAGAAATATTTCTC from Bradyrhizobium sp. AZCC 1693 encodes:
- a CDS encoding ABC transporter substrate-binding protein encodes the protein MSNNNQFTRRSLLKTAGSIALVSGISAPAILRAQTTDVIKIGHLTPRTGFLGPLGEYAVMAADLAVEEINAAGGMAGRKVELLKEDSVNPQTASTKAERMIERDKVACIIGEISSASCLTIAQVASRTKTLYINTGGNSDALRGKDCQRYMFHVESQNSMYVKTVGRSLLRDGLVKGKKWYSLTADYAFGHDLLKVSKRFMEANGGQFAGDDLVPTDAADFSAYLLKIREAKPDLVAINLAGNQTTNFLKQYAEFGLTIPVGGFGFDTALAWAAGKGNFVGTWPVVWHHLIDTPGSKAFVAAFTKKYNKPPENQAWGDYISMKIVAQTINELKSLESPKIIEHFEKGAKFDLLRTRPGYFRGSDHQLMHEMYAVTALPADKIKNQWDIFSSSPAVPGPTEDLEVIAATKEENSCTFPS
- a CDS encoding IS256 family transposase produces the protein MTKIITTPCLPQSEIETTEQLFDNWFDPIEAGLRERTREFLQAMFEAELDEVLARSRYARRARPASGDSGATPAATGHRHGHRPRSLLGTFGKVEIAVPRARLNTSDGKTTEWKSGALRAYQRRTLAADALIAGCYLAGTNTRRVRRALSALFGGAVGKDTVSRVWRKVKSDWDAWNGRSLAEEPIVRLILDGTVVRVRLDRKATSISLLVVIGVRADGQKILLAVKAMGSESTEAWRAVLDDLIRRGLRRPEFLIVDGAPGLDSAIAAVWDGVPVQRCTVHKHRNLLAHAPERLHEEITADYNDMIYAATREEIEARRKAFIRKWRLKHRAVADSLQEAGGRLFTFTRLPPSQWKSARTTNAIERLHEEFKRRIKTQTVLPSADTAAMLFWALLASGQINMRKVDGWKTLATKPIDQPIDLAA
- a CDS encoding branched-chain amino acid ABC transporter ATP-binding protein/permease; translated protein: MLKHLPVPLLIAALGLLVLPPVLLALGLTMTSATEVVTYALACMALNILVGHTGLVSFGHGAWFGLAAYAAALLQRNWMHDSFFGPTLVGVLSVTVIAAAFGFLILRRRGVYFSLLTLALAAMLYAVSFRWTEVTGGENGLGGITRPTLFGFNLESSTNYYWFVAIIAFAALILLWRFHNSTVGSVLVAIRENEQRARFLGYPTNRYKLAAFVLSAGITGLAGILLLYQNRMTSADPISVSFSGDLLAMVVIGGMRSFLGPALGALFFILFREFLGIYTENWLFWFGLVFVGFIVFSPTGLIGVGERLIAPFRKKTTEDAAMSARRIELLPLPEFLRPKSHIHGPVLAARHIVKSFGGIKAVQGIDISIADRTLHALIGPNGAGKTTAFNLLSGMYPPDEGTVSLMGQPIAGHTPEEIAGAGIGRSFQITNLFPALSVGENIRLAVQARHPRRFDPVTNALSIDAINAETDATIRYLGLAGIEKAEAGNLSYGGQRLLDMGVALATAPRVLLLDEPLAGLAAAERERIGAIIKRISSDLPVLLVEHDIDRVFQLADHITVMNEGRVLLDGTVDEARASAKVQEVYIGSGATEVAARPRETAARVNALLTVNNIDTFYGKSHILNDVNFTLHENEIMALLGRNGAGKSTLLKTLVGIAPASHGSIRLSDSQLIGNSSAQNARLGIGYVPQGRGLFAGMSVEQNLELGGLKRQTGNGVHWTRERIYEYFPRIRERLDSPADYLSGGEQQMVAVARALSGDVRVLLLDEPFEGLAPTIVEQLFETFDRLRREIAIIIVDHHLDLALALSDTTVALERGRVIHQGPSKDLRHDLDLRRKVLWL
- a CDS encoding branched-chain amino acid ABC transporter permease, with the translated sequence MSAVLLAQQILNGLLDGVYYLLIALGLSLIFSLGGIVNLAHGAFYAIGAYLTLVLSPYLGFGGSFVAAPIVVALLGVVIERTLFSRFYRSDPILSLLMTFGLAMVAEQALRMIFGAPPLSYSIPQWLRGQVAMGSFIYSFYRVVLLGIAATCIAGLWMLLQKTSFGRVVRAGVQNPDMVGALGISLQPYMSAVAALGIGLAGLAGVLLAPIYSIHPAMGQEIITPAFVVVVIGGLGSFWGVVAAALLVGLVKGVMVGIGYSAASTAAIYLLMLLVLLFRPRGLFGERITRFE